A window of the Pogona vitticeps strain Pit_001003342236 chromosome 4, PviZW2.1, whole genome shotgun sequence genome harbors these coding sequences:
- the CATSPERQ gene encoding cation channel sperm-associated auxiliary subunit TMEM249, producing MAKSLFKGPLTLWYFNLINSEKKLTEKFQENKYFPFQVQQPKVFVMEYYKDMIWKGGLIFLISLVASIFYFKAKKGSQDFSVFFVYGMLAGLWMVVSNMNKRRLIINHVRESYQFYIKGILWHEGPLHQIYVRLVAQRDAYGKLFYSLIINGYRLEVLTLIDLSENYEVIDSLGRRLARNLYLNYFDYEDVSTRHVIRHSPPILKEEEEEEEEEEENKEGDYGDNLTV from the exons ATGGCCAAGTCTCTTTTCAAGGGCCCCCTGACGCTCTGGTATTTTAACTTGATCAACTCTGAGAAAAAACTGACCGAAAAGTTCCAAGAGAACAAATATTTCCCATTCCAGGTCCAGCAGCCCAAAG TGTTTGTGATGGAGTATTATAAGGACATGATCTGGAAGGGCGGACTGATTTTCCTGATTTCTCTGGTGGCTAGTATCTTCTACTTCAAAGCAAAGAAG GGCTCCCAGGACTTCTCGGTGTTCTTCGTCTACGGCATGCTGGCCGGCCTCTGGATGGTGGTGAGCAACATGAACAAGCGGCGCCTGATCATCAACCACGTCCGGGAGAGCTACCAGTTCTACATCAAGGGCATCCTTTGGCACGAGGGCCCCTTGCACCAAATCTATGTCCGCCTGGTCGCCCAGCGCGATG CCTATGGCAAGCTCTTCTACAGCCTCATCATCAACGGCTACCGTCTGGAGGTCCTCACCCTGATCGACCTGTCGGAGAACTACGAG GTGATTGATTCCCTGGGGCGCCGGCTGGCACGCAACCTGTACCTCAACTACTTCGATTACGAGGACGTCTCCACCCGCCACGTCATCAGGCACTCGCCCCCCATcctgaaggaagaggaggaggaggaggaagaggaggaggagaacaaagaAGGGGACTACGGTGACAACCTAACCGTGTGA